One Marasmius oreades isolate 03SP1 chromosome 7, whole genome shotgun sequence genomic window, TCTTCTACTCGACTTGCAAACTATGGTCAAAATTAAATCCTAATCTGACTATGGCACCTCTGAATCTAGCTGGAAATTTTCGTTTGGTTCCTACTATTCCCTCCCCTCCGCCGACCACCCAGGATTACTCTTCCTAATATTCAAAATCCCTCCCTGGAACACACCGTCAACTCTCAACCGAACCTGTGGCGAGATCGTCACGTTCGGTGTCATCGCCCAAACAACCACGGCGAGAGTACTAAGTATGACAACAACGGGGTCAGTAGCTATCCACCAAGATGCGTAACAGAATAGAACAACACCTACTTCGCCCCTTGATAGTCCAAGATTCCCTCATGCACCGGGAACCTCACCTGTGGCCTATAAAAAAAACCACAGGGTCAGTCCAAGTGTAAACTTGATCAATCACATAAATGGCAAACATACCCCAAGTTCCCAATAACCTTCCCCATCATCCATCCATTCACAAAAAAGATTGCCCGATATGGTTTATACTCCTCCGTACCCACACTCCGATTCTGAAAATAATCCAAATCCTCAAAGTTGATTGACATGGGTATATCGAAACCGGTAGGGATGTCCAAGTCAAACGTTGTAACGAAAAACCCAACTCCTGCTTTCAAATCCGGTAGCCCGGAAGAAATGTTTCGGGTTCGCCACGATGAGGTATCAAAGTTGGGTAGATGCCAGCCTTTGCGTTCGCCAAAGAAGCCACCCTCGTTCATGACTCCTCTATGTTTGTCCGGGAAACTAGGGGAGGGGGAAGTTGGATTAGCGTCGGGGGAAGATATCAGGGAGCGCGAGCATTTACTTCTTGTACCCTCCGACTTTTCCTTGTACTCGCCACTCGCTAAAGTTGCCGCTTGGGTTAAGTTGAAAGCCTCGGATTCCACGAGGGCTTTTCATCTGGTCCTGTGTATCTTTTTCAGCGCGGATAGTTAGTTTCGAACTTGAAACAGGAGTAGAATCTATTTACACCAGTTCTCATTCAACCCCATGTTATCCTATCGAAGGATCTCGTTAGGAATGCAATATGGGCGAGGGGTAAACCCTGAGTCATACCTGAAGCACCGTTATAACGTTGTCCTGCCCCTTTTTCAACGCATCCTCAGGAAACACAAACAGCTGATCGGTTTCGTTGACATTGTTAGCGCTGTTTGACGAGCTGTTCCAGTTCCGAGTCAGTTACGGTAGTACGGTTTAGCAGAAGAAAGCAGAGTACAAACTTTCCGAACGAGGTATTCAGGAATACGCTATTCAACCATACACTTGCTGCGAAGCCTGAGGGAAATCAAGAAGGTCAATTTCGAGAGGTGGAGCAGCAAGTCGAGACGTACCCTGTCCACCATTAATTGACAAATTCACACTCTTCTCCACGCCAGTCTCGTTGAAATGACCTCTCCAAACTACAGCTCCTTCACAACTGCATATAATCACGTAAAGACTCGAGAATTAACAAACCGATGGAAAAGCCACTCACAATCCATAATCACACCCATAAAGTACCCTCCCATCCCCATACCACATTGGGAACAGTACATTCGTACTCGTATGGTTCGCTACCACCCACTGCGAATCATCCCAATCCTCACGGATCTCCGGGAGCGAATCAGCATACTTCCACTCATTAGCGCTCAGATCCGGTATACCCTCGATAAAGCTTGTGGCATTCCCCGTAGCAAAACCATCCTCAGGAAGACCTGCAATCCTACACGCAGACTCCACGAAGGAACCCTCAAAATCGAGAGGTTTTCCATTCCAACTGGCCTTGGTAACACTCTGCGGAGCGATAATCGTTAGagtttttcttccctccgGGCCACGGTTGCCTTCAACCGAAGCTGAGGGTCGGTGGGTGACATCAAAGTCCCCGGTCAACTCTAGTAACCCTTTGGTAATCTTAGCTGTTCGTACGAGGTACGGTCCACCGACGAGGACCGTCTCGTTCGTTCCGATCGACCAAAAGTTCCCGTGTGGGTCGTTAGGGTCGGCAATAGCAGGAGACCAAAACGTTCCCGCAGTTTTGGTATCGGCGAAAAGAACGAGCCGTTCACGGGAAGAATGAACGGTATGGAGACCTTTAATTCCTTTGGCGAATGTAATGATCGATATGGATCCAGACGAAGACAAGCTGGACTGTTGGATCTTGATCAAAGGTGTGGTGAGATTCGTAACGGTGGGAGAACCGTTCAAGTTCAGGGCTGCCTCGTGTTCctgttccgaatcgccgtatAGGAAAAGGACGTCCCTCCCGTCGATAGTCCCAGCAAACAAAACGGATGCGGTTGAATATAAAGCTCTCGAGGTACCAAAGAGGTAATCGGTGACAATGACCTTGCTCTCCCGACCATTGAGAGTGATAGCAGGAGCGATTTGTGGTATTTGCATCTTTCGATCACCGGAGAGGGATGAAGTTACGGTAAGTTTGAATCGGGAAACGGCACTGTGAGCGATAGAAAGTCAGAATTCTCACAGCAAAAGGAGAGTTTG contains:
- a CDS encoding uncharacterized protein (CAZy:GH35), with protein sequence MNGGPIIAIQVDNEYGQDPGAGYFEDLEAIYRNKDTGLDLPLTYNDPGMGRSFINGTGAVDLYGFDAYPNRYDCAHPDIWKPVPENYHEYHLEVNSWQPLYIPEYQGGSPQAWGPNTPDYTGCYALTGPAFESVFHRQLWADNVKLLNYYPLYGGTSWGNIPYHGVYTSYDWGAAISEPRTLGTKYTELKLQGLFLRSSPEFYKTDVVANSTEPDLLGSISTVGNTSLTFVTLLRNPDTEAGFWIVRQKDSTSTAVSRFKLTVTSSLSGDRKMQIPQIAPAITLNGRESKVIVTDYLFGTSRALYSTASVLFAGTIDGRDVLFLYGDSEQEHEAALNLNGSPTVTNLTTPLIKIQQSSLSSSGSISIITFAKGIKGLHTVHSSRERLVLFADTKTAGTFWSPAIADPNDPHGNFWSIGTNETVLVGGPYLVRTAKITKGLLELTGDFDVTHRPSASVEGNRGPEGRKTLTIIAPQSVTKASWNGKPLDFEGSFVESACRIAGLPEDGFATGNATSFIEGIPDLSANEWKYADSLPEIREDWDDSQWVVANHTSTNVLFPMWYGDGRVLYGCDYGFCEGAVVWRGHFNETGVEKSVNLSINGGQGFAASVWLNSVFLNTSFGNSSNSANNVNETDQLFVFPEDALKKGQDNVITVLQDNMGLNENWYTQDQMKSPRGIRGFQLNPSGNFSEWRVQGKVGGYKNFPDKHRGVMNEGGFFGERKGWHLPNFDTSSWRTRNISSGLPDLKAGVGFFVTTFDLDIPTGFDIPMSINFEDLDYFQNRSVGTEEYKPYRAIFFVNGWMMGKVIGNLGPQVRFPVHEGILDYQGANTLAVVVWAMTPNVTISPQVRLRVDGVFQGGILNIRKSNPGWSAEGRE